A stretch of DNA from Paenibacillus albus:
ACCCTCGCGTTTTTTTCCGAACATATTGGCTAGGCGTACCTGAATATGTGCAAATTCTACGAGGAGGAAGGTGCATTTCATGAAGCAAGCCATATTGACGGCCAAAGCTCAACAACCAGGCGGAATGCCGTATTCTCAAGCCATCAAAACAGGCAATACGGTATATGTTGCCGGCCAAGGTCCTTTCGATCCCATTACGGGATGGAGCATGGGTGATGACCTGCAGACGCAAGCACGTCAGACTCTGGACAATCTGAAGGCCATTCTCGAAGAAGCAGGGGCAACAATGGCCGACGTTGTAAAAGTGACCGTCATCTTGGGAGAAGGAGCCAACTTCGACGAGTTCAATGATATTTACAAGGAGTACTTCGCTTCTCCTTATCCTGCAAGAACAATCTTCGGCAGCAACATCGGATTTTTGGTTCAAATTGATGCTACTGCAGTCATTGCATAATCGCCAGTTATCGAAGTGCAAAAAAAAGGCAACCGGTGTCCTCACCGATTGCCTTCTTTTACTTATCGCGTTTAAATCGCGAGATTACGAATGCATTTACACACCAAGCAATTGCGCCCAGTAAAATCAAACCTACGATTACGGATACAAATATATTGATAATTTCTTTAACTCTATCGTTACTCTCTATCGCTCCAAGCATGACCAGTACCATGAAAAGAAGAAATCCTAAGATAATATACGCCAACGCATTGCCCACAACAATAATTATGTTTCTCTTCGTAAACATAAGATTCTTCACAGCGGTTTACCTCCGATTTCAGCGTTGATTCTATTCGTATATTATACCATGTCAGATTAAAAGATCATCCATAGAATTCGTTTTCCTTCCAGCTGCACCCAGCAGCTCGAATCGAACATCAAAAAACAGCCCCGACTCATATTGAGCCGGGGCTGTTGCCACGCCTATAAGCGCGATTAGGTTTAAGCTGCTTCGCTTAGCTTAGTATGCGAGCGAGAACAAACCGTTGATGTGCGACAGGTAACGAGCGTTGCTTGCTTTCTTCATCAAGGAAGCAGGCGTACCTTTCATTACGATGCCGCTCTCGCCGATAACGCCGATGCCGTCTTTACGGCCAAGGCTTGCCAGCGTACCAGAGAAGATCGGATTGAACGTACCCATTGCAGCGCCTCTGTACGATGCTGCGATGTTCGCGCCTGCAAGCTCGCCCATTTGCCATGCCAGTTGAGCAGTCGGCGGGTATGGACGTCCTTCAGCAGTGAATACAACCGCGCAGTCGCCTGCGAGGAACACTTCAGGATGCGATGTGGATTGCAGGAACTCGTTAACCGTTGCGCGGCCGCGGTTTACTTCGATGCCGCAGTTGCCAACGAGCGGGCTTCCTTGAACGCCGCCTGTCCATACGAGTGTATTAGTCTCGATCGTTCTGCCGTCCTTCAGTGTAACGATGTTGCCGCTCACTTCAGTAATTGCAAGACCTGTCAGGAATTCTACGCCGCGTGCTTCCAGGCTCGTAACTGCGCGCTGGATCAGCTCAGGCGAGAAGATAGGCAGGATCGAAGGCATTGCTTCGACCAGCGAGATCGAAACGTCTGAGAAGTTAACGCCGAATTCGCGGCAGATGCCCGGAAGCTCATCCGCAAGTTCGCCGACCAATTCTACGCCGGACAAGCCGCCGCCGCCGATAACAAAAGTTGCATCAGCTTTGTTTTTGCTTGTCGCATATGCTTTGATACGATCTTTTACATGGTTGAATACTCGGTTTGCGTCAGCGACCGATTTCAGCGTCAGGCTGTTTTCTTGCAGCCCAGGGATGCCGAAATAGTTCGTTTCGCTGCCCAGTGCAAGCACCAGATTATCGTAACCGTACGAAGAACCGTCGTTCAGAGCGACTTTCTTGCTTTCAACGTCGATCGTTTGCACTTCGCCAACGACGATGTTGATGGATTTGCCTTTCAGCAATTTCTCGAGCGGCAAAGCAACAGCTTTCTCAGCTACGTTGCCAGCTGCAAGACGGTGAAGCTCTGTAATGATTTGGTGTGAGCCGACGCGGTTAATGATCGTGATGCCCGCTTCTTCAGTCGACAAATGCTCGCGAGCTGAAAGTGCGCTTAGCAAACCGCCGTAGCCGCCGCCTAGAATCAGTATTTCTTTTCTCATGGGATCTCATCCTCCGTGCTTCGCTTAGTATGATGATTCTATTTCTTTCTTTCGCCCAGAATATCGAGGTACGCTTGGCTGAAACGAAGCATCTTCTGCAGCTCCGGATCTTTCAGAAGCTTAATCATGCCAAACAAACCGATTACGTTCTCGCTGTTCTCCGCACGGTCGCTTGCTTCGATTGCAGCGGATGCGTAGCCTTTTACTTTCTCAGTCAGCGGTTTGACGACTTCTTGAATGCCGCCCACCGTGTCTTGGATCAGAACGCGGTCGGAAGCGACCTTTTGTGCAAGTTCGTACGTTTTTGTCATCAAGCTCATCATTTCGGAAAGTTTCGGCAGTTGGTCCACCAGCTGCGTCAGCGCTTCCTGTACTTCCGGCTTCAGCAGTTGATCAAGCACGTCCGATTTCGTCAGTGCCGCTGCATTATCCTGCGGATCCAGGGTCGATACCATTGTTTCACTCATTGTATTGCCTCCTTCAGATGTAGTCACTCAGCTGCAATCATCTTTCAAGATGAACCCCCTGCTCGCCGATGAAGGCAGCGCAGACTAATCCCATTACACGTGCAACGCGGTAAAGCATTCCAACGAAAAAAAATGAGTGAGTGTGAAATAAATCACAAGATATTTTGAAGATGAAAGCAACTTTTTTTCTTCTTCTACTGTATCGCTTTTTGCTCTGCTCGACTATAGATTAACCATAAAATTATTTTTATTGTATGTATAAAAATAATTAATCACATGAAAGAAAGTGACCCTGAAATGAAAACGCACCCAATCTGTGCTGCCTGCTCCACAGCAAAAAGAGATGACGAGTGCGTCATCTCTTGGCTGATCTTCAGAATCCAAAGATTGAAATTAGTACAAACGTCCCAAAGCATCTGCAGAAAACGGAAGCAGTTCGTTGAATCGTTCACCTTGAACCTTCTCAGCCCATGCTGGATCCACGAGCAAGGCGCGTCCAATGGCAACGAGATCGAATTCGTTCTGCTCTAGCCGGACAAGCAGCTCGTTAATGTCGGATGTTCCAGCGCTCTTCCCTCTGAAGGAGCCCAGGAATTCATCATCAAGGCCTACCGATCCTACCGTAATCGTAGGCTTGCCTGTTAACTTTTTCACCCATCCAGCGAAATTCAAGCTAGATCCTTCGAATTCAGCCTCCCAGAACCTGCGGGTCGAGCAGTGGAAAATATCCACGCCTGCTTCCACAAGTGGAGCGAGCAGCTGACCGAGCAGCTCTGGCGTAGCAGCGAGTTTAGCCGTGTATTCGGACGATTTCCACTGCGACAAACGAATGATGATCGGGAAATCAGGCCCTACGGCGCGGCGGCAAGCTTCGATGATCTCGACCGCAAATCGAGTACGTGCCTTTAGATCGCCACCGTACTTATCCGTGCGCTGATTCGTTTTCTCCCAGAGGAATTGGTCGATCAGGTAACCATGGGCGCCGTGTAGCTCGATTCCGTCGAAGCCAAGCCGTTTCGCATCTGCTGCCGCTTGTGCGAAAGCTTGAACGACTTGATCGATTTCCTCCTGCTTCATCGGTTCATTCACTTGTTCGCCAAGCAAATTAAGTCCAGATGGTCCAATAGATGGCGCTTCCGGATGTGGGAGCGAACCATTCTTGCGTGTCATCCCGACATGCCAGAGCTGCGGTACAATGCGCCCTCCTGCTGCATGTACGGCTTCAACGACGTGCTTCCACCCTGCAAGAGCTTCTTCCCCATGAAAGTTAGGAATGTTGGGATTATCAGTTGCCGCTGGGTGATCAATCAGCGTACCTTCCGTAATGATCAAGCCAACACCGTGTTCCGCACGTCTGCGGTAATAATCGGCTACGTTCTGTCCAGGTACACCAGCAGGTGAGAATGCACGAGTCATCGGAGCCATCACAATCCGGTTTGCTAAATTAAGGTTTCCAAGGGAAAAAGGCTTAAACAAGGCTTCCGTTGAGTGCGAACTCGTTGCTTGATTCGTATTTGGATCTGTCATGGTAATTCCTCCACACTATTTTTTTCTATAAAGATTTCATCAATTGACAGGATTGATCTGCGTTTTGATTGTTCAATAATTCGATTGTTATCGAACAATAGAAATATAGCATGGGATGTGGTAATATGCAATCACTACCTTACAACTAGGAGGAAGTCTTCTGAAAATACTATTTCACCCGGACAAAGCGGATATTCATCTCTCCTCCATCCTCTATGCGCTCAGTGATCCCGTTCGGTTATCCATAGCTGCTGAAATCAGCAGACTAGGCGAATGCACTTGCGGCGGCATCGATGCCAATGTCGTAAAGTCAACAATGTCCCATCATGTTCGCACGATGCGGGAAGCAGGGGTCGTACAGGTTCGTGTGCAGGGAACTCAGCGTTTCTTGTCTATTCGATCGGCGGACTTAGAAGAAAGATTCCCCGGCTTGCTTAGTTCCATCCTAAATGCCTACGCAGGCTCGGATGCGCATAGCTCCAATGTACTGTAACCGAAGGTTAAGACAGTTCACACGTTCCATTATCATGCCCCAGCACGCACAACAGGCTGCCAATTTGGCAGCCTGTTCTTTATTCGTGCTATCAGAGCTCATCATACGACATATGCTCTATACCTCAGGCTCGTTGTTTATTCCTCGATTGACTGATAGACCGTAGTCCAAAAGTCGTGAATAAGTCGTGCTGAGTCCGGCGTGGACATCCCTACCTGGGTCAACAGAATTCCCGTGAGACCGTTAGCCGGATCAGCGTAAGTGGAAGTACCGCTGCCTCCATCCCAACCGAACTGGCCGATTGGCGCGTAGTCACCTCGGTAGGTACGAACAGCCATCCCCATCCCCCATCCGCCGTGCTGACCTTGACCAAACGATCGATGGACGTTGTTGGTTGCCAGTGCATTTCGGGCAGCTTGCTGCTCGGGCGTGAGCCGGTTAGTGGTCATTAGTTCAACTGCCGCCCCGGACAAGATCCGTTCGCTTCCATGCTTCCCTTGATTCAGCAGCATCTGGAAGTAAGCATGATAATCGTCGACAGTGGATACCAACCCGCCGCCACCGCCTTGGAACGCAGGAGGCTTACTGTGACGGCCCCCTTCAGCCTCGTCCCACACATGAAACTCACCGGTTTGAGGGTCGGGAGCGTAAAGCGGCGGCAGCCGATCGATTTTCTCGGCAGGCACATGGAAACCAGTGTCCTTCATGCCAATGGGCTCGAAGATACGCTCCCGCAGGAATTTCTCGAATGTTTGCCCGGAAACCCTGCTGACGAGCACTCCGAGCAGATCGTTGCTGATGTGATATTGCCAGCACTCTCCCGGCTGATACATGAGCGGCAGCGTGCCAAGGCGGCGCATCCACTCATCCTGCTCTGGCATCGGACTCGGGAGATCTGGCGTAAGCCCTTGCTCGAAGATGGCACCCATTATCGGAGTTCCCAGCGCTGTTATGTCGATGCCGAGGCCGAAAGTTGAGGTCAATAGGTCCCTTACGGTAATCGGCCGCCGCGCCGGTATCGTATCATCCAGCGGACTGTCGATCCGCTTGAGTACCTGCCGGTCAGCAAGTTCCGGTAACCACGTCTCTACGAGGTCATCGAGCCGTAGTCTGCACTCATCTAATAGGACCATCGCCGCTGAGATCGCAACCGGCTTGGACGTAGAAGCCATCCGGAAGAGCGTCTCTCGGTGCATCGAAGCACCTCCATCATGGCGCATCGTCCCGATCGTCTCTACATGTGTCTCTCCGCCTCGGCTAATTAGAGCGACAAGCCCTGGGATCTTACCAGAATCAACATGCCTTGTTAGAACGTCACGAATTCGATGCAGTCCTGATTCGGAGAAGCTTTTGTCACTATTGCCAGTCTTCTTATGCAAATCATTTCCCTCCTTTGCTTTCTTACAAGAATAGGCTGCCGTTCGTAGAACAGCAGCCTTGGTCATTTCATTGTATGATCGTACCCATTAGATTCATTCGTTCTCTGTTTTAAGGAGATTCTTCGTCGCTTCGATACTCCAAGATATCACCTGGCTGACAATCCAGCGTTCTACATATCGCCTCTAAAGTTGAGAACCGTACCGCCTTTGCTTTCCCGTTCTTCAGAATGGAAAGATTCGCCATCGTAATTCCTACCCGCTCCGAAAGCTCTGTTACGCTCATTTTCCTCTTTGCCAACATCACATCAACATTGATGATAATCGCCATGATATTCACCTCAGATCGTTAAATCATTTTCAGATTTTATTTGAATCGCTTCTTGTAAGAGTCGTTGGAGAACACCCGCAAACATGGCAATCACCAGAGAGGCAAAAATAATGATCATAGACATTGGCATGAAACTTGGAGGGTCAACCTTCTTCGCCATGAGGTAGTAGAGCGGCACGCCGAGCACGTAGATGGCACTGATCGCGATGGCACAGAATTTGATATTCTTTAACCCCTTTACCGACAATTCCGAGAACGCTTGGCGCTTATCAATATAGCTTAGGAGTTTAAAAGCTTGATACAACGCAATGTAAAAAGGTATGGCTGCCGCGTACATATCGATGAATACGAGCGGCTTCAGATAGGCCATATCCGGATACGAATCCCCTGCAAAATTCGCGATCCTTGGCACCAAAAATATACAAAATGCAAGGACTGGGATTCCGAAAAGAATATCAGCTATCTTCAAAAAGAGTGTCGTTCCGCGTTTCATAATGAGCACCTCGCTAATCTGTTTATGAAACGACTATATCACATGATTTATCGTTTATCAATAAAATAGTATTGTTTTTTATAATATAATTATTGTTCATCAAACGAGATAGGAGCAGCTGCCGCATCGGCAAACTGCTCCGCTCATTCCCTTGAATAGGCCCATTCGCGTTTGCAAGAACAGAGAATTATAATGAAAATTAAACGAAGCAACCTATTCTTGAACTCGACAAAGGAGGAAGCTGCATGATCAGAGTCGTGCTGATCCGCCACGGACAAAGTGTTTGGAATCTCGAGAATCGATTTACGGGTTGGACAGACGTGGATTTGTCTCCGAACGGTCTCGAAGAAGCAAGACAAGCGGGAATGATTCTGAGCAAACAGGGCTACGTCTTTGACGCAGCGCATACATCGGTTCTGAAACGAGCGATAAGAACGATGTGGATCATTTTGCACGAGATGGATTTGACATGGATACCCGAATTCAAAAGCTGGAAGCTGAATGAGCGGCATTACGGCGCCCTGCAAGGATTGAACAAAGCGGAGACGGCCGTGAAATATGGAGAAGAACAAGTTCACTTATGGCGCAGATCCGTCGACGTTCGCCCTCCTGCACTAGATAAATCCGATCCCCGGTACGAAGCATCCGCACCGCGCTACCGGAATCTACAAAAAGGCGAATTTCCGTTAACGGAAAGCCTCGACGATACAGAGCGTAGAGTAGTGAAGTATTGGGAGGAAATAATCGCACCTGATCTCTCGATTGGCAAGCACATTCTCATTGCGGCTCACGGCAATACGCTGCGGGCATTAGTGAAGCATCTGGATCGGATTCCGGCTGATGGCATCGCGGATCTGAATATCCCCACCGGCATGCCGCTCGTATACGAATTGAACGAGCAGTTATCGCCGATTCGGCATTATTACTTAGGCATTGACGGCGAGCTCCCAGAAGGTACGATTCCTTCCCGTATGCCCAGCTAAACTTGGATATGAAGAAAGAAGCCCGCTTCAGCAGCGGACTTCTTCAACTTCGTCAATATCTTCAACCTTCATCAATATTGACCATTGGCTTTCATTATTGCTCGATCCTTCTCTTTGAGACGCGGGCAGGTATAACAATAATTGAAAGTCATATTCAGTCGATGCGGAAGGCAATATGCTAGGCAGCAAGCCGACTTCAAAGCTATTGTTCTGTTCGAATCTGCTGGATCTTCAATAAAGATGCGTTTCTTTGCAAAAGGATTGATCGAAAGTCCGAATGCGCTGGCATCGATATCGGCTAGTCGCGTATGGAAATGATGGATGATGGCCTGCTTGTGTTCTTCGACCGAAGCTTCGCTCAGTTCCTCCTCCAATAGATCATAGGCGGTATTCACCACTTGCCCCCATAATACAGTTGGATTCACTCGAGCCAGACGCGCTAGCAATTGGATCAAAGGCGTTAATTGCTCCTTGTAAAAGGATTCCATCGTTCTATTCATCCATTCGCTTCTCTCAACACTTGGAATTTCTATATACCGGTTGTTGTTGAGTTTAAATGAAAACAAAGGGTAGGAGCCTTCGACAACCAATTGAAGCGTCACATTGGAGAATGACAGATCGATGACTTTGTCCGCTCGATGAAACATCATATAATGCAGCGCACTGCACAAGATCGCATACCAGCTGATGAAGAACGCAGCCGCTTCGGGGCGTTCTTGTGCCTGGATTAACGGACCGTATGTATTCAATACATGCAGCAGCTTCTCTTCGTTTAATAAATCTGCCGCGGGCATGATGAGCACGGCATTCTCCGCCTCGCTCGATGTCAGAAAAAACTTCTCTTCGAGTTGTCCCAAGTCCATCGTACTCATTGCATACCCTCCTTTTATTTTTGTTTTCCTTCAAACGCTTGGATGACTTCGTCAACGGCGTTGCTGTCGGCAAGCGGAGACATGCCGAGGTTAAACCACTCCTTGCCTCCCATGAGATAAACTTGGTTTTCTTTTACCGCCGTCATATGTTTCCATAACGAGCTGTTCAGCATCTCATTATACCGATCTTGAATGACTTTGTTCGTCTCATCGCTCATATGCACAATGATATGGTCCGGGTTATATTCAGGGATTTTCTCCAGTGAGATCGAAACGCTGTTCTCGCTCTGAGGAATATTGTTGATCGGGCTAAGACCAAGCACTTTATGAATAAACTTGCCGCGATCGCTGTTTTCACCGTAAAGCATAATTTCCTTATCCATAATCTCCATATAGAGCACAGTCTCATCGCCGACTAATTGATCAAGCTTCTTCTTCGCTTCATCTTCCTTGGCCTGCAAGTTCTGGATGACCGTTTCTGCCAGCTCTTTTTTATCGAGGACTTCGCCTACATCCCGTAATTCATCGCGCCAATTATCCCGCTCTGGCAGCAGAACAGTAGGTGCAATCTTGGAGAGCTGGTCGTAATCCTTATCGGACCACCATATAGGTGCAATAATCAAATCCGGCTTGGACGATAAAATGGCTTCAAAATCAGGCGTTCTTGCAATGCCCATCTTGAGTGTATCTTTAAAGGCATCCTTCAAATAAGAAGGGAATTCCGCATGATAGTTTTGAACGGCAATCGGCGTTACGTCAAGCGCGTACAAAAACTCCGGATAAACGACAGATAGACCGATTACCCTCTTAGGCTCGGCCGGAATGCTGACGTCCCCTTTCAAGGTTTTCAATACACGCTGTTGATTTGTATCATCTGCAGCTGCCGTATCGGTCTTGTTCGTCGATGCGTTATTTGCTCCACAAGCCGTACTTACTATAAGCATGAATACAACTATTAACCCACTAACCCAACGTATGCTTCGCTTCATTTCCCCGGTGCTCCTCCTGAAAAACTAGTTTCGATAGGATAATCTATCAGTAAAAATGATTATCATTATCATCTATTAGGAGTATAAATGAATTTTCGGCTTCGGAATATTGATGATAACGACATAAACTTATGCACGATTCCGCCAAAGCTTGAGTGCTTCATCGAGAATAAGCTCGTTCGTAAACGCCGTATATTCAATCCAAGGATAAGCGGGGATGACTGCTACGCGATTAGTCGCAACCGCGTCTAAGCTGTTCCAGACTTCGGAATTGCTTAGCGATTGCCACGTGAGTTGGGATTGAGAATTCTCATCTACGATGAGCAAAATTCGGTCGGCCGCAAATGCCGCTAGCTCCGAAGGCTTCACTTGCTGATCGGGTTTCATGCGATCTACACCGTTCGCAGGCAGCAGGAGCAGATCATCGTAGAATACCGTGGCTAAACTTCGGCTCGTCAATATGGTGCAGCCCTCTCCTGAAATTCTCAGGATGAGCAGACAGTCATCTTTGACCGTATCCCGGACTTCTTCTCTTACGAAGCGAGCTTTACGATCGTAATTGGTTAACCAAACCTCTGCAATGGCAGACATATCAAGAAACTTCGCAATTAATCGCAAATGCATGCGCCAATCGTTCTCCATCCAAGGCACGAAATACGCTGGCGCGATCTCCTTCATCTCATTCTGTTCCTCGACAGAAGCATGGATATCGATACCGATGATAAAGTCAGGGGAGGACCGTACGATCTCTTCTTTCTTTACTTGTTCGACCGAGCTGAGCGGGATTACAGAATCCGTCTCATATTTTCTTCTATAGTAATCGGTCCATGGATGAGCAGCCGGCGCGGCGAAAGGCATGATTTGAAGAGCAAGCAGCTGCCCGATATTCGCGTTATGATAAGCGATGATCTTCTTTCTGCTGTTCTTCAAATAGGCTGCAGGCGGTATACCCGAGATTTGCCTGAATTTTCGTCTGAAATAAATATCATCCTGATAGCCGACATAGCGAGCAATATCTCGCAGCCGATCTTGTCCGCTGCTCCGAATAAGCTGCTGCGCCTGTTTGATTCGGTAAAAGGTCAAATAATCAATCGCGCCGCTGCCATACCTCTTCTTGAACAATCGCATAAAATGACGCGAACTGACCCCAACCAGCTTGGCCAATTGTTCGATCGTCAGTTCCTGCTGAAAGTGCTGCTCGATATAGCCCTTAGCATATTCCAAAGCTGCATCCAAGCCAGCAGCCTGGACGAGAAGCGCCTCTTCAAGAATGGTTTCGATTAATTCTTGGAACAGAATTTGGCTGCGGAAGCGTTTCAAGGGTTCGCCGCTTTTCATGTATTGATCAATTGTCCGGCTTGCAATATGAACCGATACTGGCGATGATACGACAACCTCACCTTGCAGCGGAAATGGACTGTTGCGGCTGATCCTCTGAATCCCATCCGATGACGTCGTGGTAGAATCATCACGGAAAACATCGAATCCCAAAATATAGAACCCGCGTTCATCAAGCGAATGAATCGCAGCTTCAACGAGATGGCCTGGCTTCAGTACATATACGCTGCCTTGCCGAAGCTCTACGAAATATCCATCTATAAGAAGACGGCCTTTACCGCTGGCCATAACGAGCATCATATGCTTCTCGATAAATTGAAGCTTAAGATCCCCGTCCGTCATGTGTTGATTCATATGCGTGATGTCACGAAGCTTAAATAGGAGGCTTTCTATCGCGGCGTATACATGGTGTTCCTTATTCTTGTTTCTATCATCCAAAGTAAAATCACCGCCCTTCTGCAATCTAAGAGCATTTTAGCTTACAAGCATGCGGACTGCAATTTCTATCCGCATAAACAAAACCGGCACATGCTCGTTAATGGCATGTGCCGGTTGTTGAAACTCATCACTGCTTAGTTATTCTCGAAAGCAGCCAATAGATCTGCTGGAGACTGCAGTCCCGATAAAGCTGTCTTGTCGTTGACGACATAGAACGGTACGCCACGAACTCCAAGCTTCTGTGCACTCCGCTGTCCTGCTTCTACGTAATTCAGTCCTTCACCTTGCAGCAGTCTTGTCTTCAGCGCTGCGGTATCGTTCGTAATGCCAGCCGCGGCCGCGATTTCCATGAGATCATCCACGTCGCCGAGGTTTTTGCCTTGTTCGAAATAAGCCGTATACAAGAGGTCGATTAATTGCGATTGCTTCTCGGGAGACGTCAAAGCAATCAATTGATGCGAAAGCGTTGTGTTCGGCGTATATTTCACCAGGTCCATATTGTAGTTCAAGCCGAAATGGGCACCGGTCTGATTGTATTGTTTCATTCTCGCTTCGAATTGCGCCGTGCCGCCTAAACGGCCGGTCATTAGCTTCCGATAATCTTCGCCTTCCACCCGAATGTCGGGGTTCAGCTGATAGGCATGATAGCGTACTGTCGCCTTCGTACCTTCAGGCAAATTCTCCAGTGCAGTGTTCAAGCTTGCACTACCCATCCTGCACCATGGACATATGGTATCCATATATACGTCAATCGTTACGTTGTCTTTCAATATGATCTCCTCCGCCATGTAAGATTAGTCTCTCTACAGCTTATCTATTCATAGATAGAATTAAAGTAAATTAAGCTTTCGGTACAGCGGTCTGAATATGGTGGACATAATCGGCTGTGCTTTGTGCCAACCGCTCATCGGATAAGTTAGACACGTCGCTTAATGCGAAGTGAGGCAAATAAGTGCCGCTGATGAAATGTGTAGTCGCTTCGATCGGACGAAGAATTTCTTCCAGCGTGAAGCGATTGGCGCCTTCTGCCTGATAAGACGCTTCGGATCCGTAAGTCGATATTGCCGCGCCAAATTGTTTGCCGGCTGTCTTCGAGCCGTCCGGTCCATAAGCCCATCCGTACTGCAGGACGGAATCGAACCATTTCTTGAGCAGCATCGGCGTGCTATACCAGAAGAGCGGATATTGGAAAATAATGCGGTCATGCGCTTCGATCAATTGCTGTTCCTTCGCGACATCGATGTTCTCGTCCGGATAAGCCTTGTACAGCTCGTGGACCGTGATGTCACTGTGCTTGCGAAGCTCTTGCAGCCAGGCTGCGTTGACGCGGGAAATTTCGATGCTTGGATGCGTTGCGATTACTAGTGTTTTCATGGTTGATTGCTCCATTCTTGTTGTTAGTTTAGTTTATTGCCACTCAATTCTTCTACCTACTAAAAGATAGTTTTTGATTCATAACCAGCCGGCGGTGTTTGATTTCTTCATGCCGTTATTCTACCTTCTAGTAGATAGAAAGTCAACGTAGTATTTATTCCCTGTTTCTAGGTACATCGTATCGATTACCAGTACCCGCAATCCAGGTAATCTTCATTCTCCATTGTCCATTGCCCATAAGCCAGAAAGGCATCGCTAACTCGAGAATAAAAGCTCCTTATCTTACTCATTACTAAATTGCGCAGCATATGCACCATATCCTCTCTCAATAAGATCGGCTTTCGGAATAAACCGCAGCGATGCGGAGTTTGTACAATATCGCAGTCCCGTCGGTTCGGGACCATCCTCGAACACATGTCCGAGGAAGGAGTTCGCGTAACGGCTTCTCACTTGTGTCTCATCCGAGAAGAATCCACCGACTTCCCGATAAACTACACTGCCCGGCTCCAAGGGACGCGTGAAGCTAGCCCAGCCTGTACCGGCATCGAACTGGTCCTTCGAGCTAAAGAGCGGCTCGCCTGAGACGATATCGACGAAGATGCCCTCTTCTGTATTATTCCAATATTCATTTTGGAACGGCGGTTCGTCTTGATCCTGCTGGGTAACCGCGAACTGCAGCTTCGTCAGCGATTTGAGCACTTCATCTTTATTGATGCGGGAATACGGGCTTTCCAACGCTTTTACGACTTGATCATCACCCCAGACCCGCGCTAGGAATGCCTCCCGGCCGGAGCCGACGTCGTTATATTTGAAATCGGAGGGATGAGTCCGGTAGAAATCTTGATGGACGTCCTCGGCTTGATAGAATACGGTAGCCGGTAAGATCTTCGTCACCAGCGGCTCATCGAATATGCCTTGCGCTGCCAGCGCAGTTTTTGATGCTTCCGCGGCTGACTGCTGTTCCTTGCCTTCATAGAAGATGACCGAACGGTATTCATTCCCGCGGTCGGCG
This window harbors:
- a CDS encoding RidA family protein, with translation MKQAILTAKAQQPGGMPYSQAIKTGNTVYVAGQGPFDPITGWSMGDDLQTQARQTLDNLKAILEEAGATMADVVKVTVILGEGANFDEFNDIYKEYFASPYPARTIFGSNIGFLVQIDATAVIA
- a CDS encoding NAD(P)/FAD-dependent oxidoreductase, whose product is MRKEILILGGGYGGLLSALSAREHLSTEEAGITIINRVGSHQIITELHRLAAGNVAEKAVALPLEKLLKGKSINIVVGEVQTIDVESKKVALNDGSSYGYDNLVLALGSETNYFGIPGLQENSLTLKSVADANRVFNHVKDRIKAYATSKNKADATFVIGGGGLSGVELVGELADELPGICREFGVNFSDVSISLVEAMPSILPIFSPELIQRAVTSLEARGVEFLTGLAITEVSGNIVTLKDGRTIETNTLVWTGGVQGSPLVGNCGIEVNRGRATVNEFLQSTSHPEVFLAGDCAVVFTAEGRPYPPTAQLAWQMGELAGANIAASYRGAAMGTFNPIFSGTLASLGRKDGIGVIGESGIVMKGTPASLMKKASNARYLSHINGLFSLAY
- a CDS encoding DUF1641 domain-containing protein gives rise to the protein MSETMVSTLDPQDNAAALTKSDVLDQLLKPEVQEALTQLVDQLPKLSEMMSLMTKTYELAQKVASDRVLIQDTVGGIQEVVKPLTEKVKGYASAAIEASDRAENSENVIGLFGMIKLLKDPELQKMLRFSQAYLDILGERKK
- a CDS encoding NADH:flavin oxidoreductase; translation: MTDPNTNQATSSHSTEALFKPFSLGNLNLANRIVMAPMTRAFSPAGVPGQNVADYYRRRAEHGVGLIITEGTLIDHPAATDNPNIPNFHGEEALAGWKHVVEAVHAAGGRIVPQLWHVGMTRKNGSLPHPEAPSIGPSGLNLLGEQVNEPMKQEEIDQVVQAFAQAAADAKRLGFDGIELHGAHGYLIDQFLWEKTNQRTDKYGGDLKARTRFAVEIIEACRRAVGPDFPIIIRLSQWKSSEYTAKLAATPELLGQLLAPLVEAGVDIFHCSTRRFWEAEFEGSSLNFAGWVKKLTGKPTITVGSVGLDDEFLGSFRGKSAGTSDINELLVRLEQNEFDLVAIGRALLVDPAWAEKVQGERFNELLPFSADALGRLY
- a CDS encoding ArsR/SmtB family transcription factor, producing MLYALSDPVRLSIAAEISRLGECTCGGIDANVVKSTMSHHVRTMREAGVVQVRVQGTQRFLSIRSADLEERFPGLLSSILNAYAGSDAHSSNVL
- a CDS encoding serine hydrolase domain-containing protein → MHKKTGNSDKSFSESGLHRIRDVLTRHVDSGKIPGLVALISRGGETHVETIGTMRHDGGASMHRETLFRMASTSKPVAISAAMVLLDECRLRLDDLVETWLPELADRQVLKRIDSPLDDTIPARRPITVRDLLTSTFGLGIDITALGTPIMGAIFEQGLTPDLPSPMPEQDEWMRRLGTLPLMYQPGECWQYHISNDLLGVLVSRVSGQTFEKFLRERIFEPIGMKDTGFHVPAEKIDRLPPLYAPDPQTGEFHVWDEAEGGRHSKPPAFQGGGGGLVSTVDDYHAYFQMLLNQGKHGSERILSGAAVELMTTNRLTPEQQAARNALATNNVHRSFGQGQHGGWGMGMAVRTYRGDYAPIGQFGWDGGSGTSTYADPANGLTGILLTQVGMSTPDSARLIHDFWTTVYQSIEE
- a CDS encoding helix-turn-helix domain-containing protein, with amino-acid sequence MAIIINVDVMLAKRKMSVTELSERVGITMANLSILKNGKAKAVRFSTLEAICRTLDCQPGDILEYRSDEESP
- a CDS encoding DUF2975 domain-containing protein; its protein translation is MKRGTTLFLKIADILFGIPVLAFCIFLVPRIANFAGDSYPDMAYLKPLVFIDMYAAAIPFYIALYQAFKLLSYIDKRQAFSELSVKGLKNIKFCAIAISAIYVLGVPLYYLMAKKVDPPSFMPMSMIIIFASLVIAMFAGVLQRLLQEAIQIKSENDLTI